Proteins co-encoded in one Bacillus sp. FSL H8-0547 genomic window:
- the crtI gene encoding phytoene desaturase family protein, translating to MKIAIAGGGIGGLISALMLRKKGYEVSLFEKRDRLGGRLAFTEEKGYRIDEGPTIVLLPEMLTSILNEAGISRDQYELININPLYKLHFKDGSSYTKYNSIERQIQEIKENFPGNEEGFVQFMKDMEIRFNLGRDQFLEKSFHDKRTFWTRNNLKTLMHLKAYKSVNNSLKAYFQDERIRQAYSLQTLYIGGNPLDSPALYSLISFSEHKHGIYYLKGGYASLVTVLENALLNSGVKVMKNATVERVVTDGVQAAALIVNGEEVKADAFVLNGDFPGASKMIPKESMPARNYTASSSCVLLYFGLDKVYRDSPVHQFFMGSNFQQHMKEIFETKEVPSDPSIYAFHPSVIDSSLAPEGHGVLYALVPVPSGSSINWGEQEGFVEKMIDQLEERGFPGLRKSIQWKKVRTPDDKEMEGLFQGGSFGIAPTLFQSGVFRPQVKPSKLTNVYAAGASIHPGGGVPIVMQGAKLMVSAILSDHQNKEREGVSLSG from the coding sequence ATGAAAATTGCAATAGCGGGCGGCGGCATCGGCGGGCTTATTTCAGCTCTTATGCTCAGGAAAAAAGGATATGAGGTCAGTTTGTTTGAAAAGAGAGACAGACTTGGGGGAAGGCTTGCCTTTACAGAAGAGAAGGGGTATAGGATCGATGAAGGCCCGACAATAGTTCTTTTGCCGGAAATGCTCACATCCATTTTGAATGAAGCAGGAATTAGCCGTGATCAGTACGAATTAATCAATATTAATCCGCTTTATAAACTGCACTTTAAAGATGGGTCTTCGTACACGAAATACAATTCCATTGAACGGCAGATCCAGGAGATAAAGGAGAACTTTCCGGGAAATGAAGAAGGCTTCGTTCAGTTCATGAAGGATATGGAGATCCGCTTTAACCTTGGACGGGACCAGTTTCTCGAGAAATCTTTTCATGATAAGCGAACATTCTGGACACGCAACAATCTGAAAACACTCATGCATCTGAAAGCTTATAAATCTGTAAACAACTCTCTAAAAGCCTATTTTCAGGATGAGAGAATCCGGCAGGCCTATTCCCTGCAGACGCTATATATCGGAGGCAATCCGCTTGATTCACCGGCCCTTTATTCGCTTATTTCATTCAGCGAGCATAAGCATGGCATTTATTATCTGAAAGGCGGTTATGCTTCCCTTGTAACGGTTCTTGAAAACGCCCTTCTAAATTCTGGCGTAAAGGTGATGAAAAATGCTACTGTTGAGAGAGTGGTAACAGATGGCGTGCAAGCAGCAGCTCTGATTGTAAACGGAGAAGAAGTCAAGGCGGATGCCTTTGTTTTAAACGGCGATTTTCCGGGCGCATCAAAGATGATTCCAAAGGAGTCAATGCCTGCAAGAAACTATACGGCGTCATCCAGCTGTGTTCTGCTTTACTTCGGACTGGACAAAGTCTACAGGGATTCACCTGTGCATCAGTTTTTCATGGGCTCGAATTTTCAGCAGCATATGAAAGAAATCTTTGAAACAAAAGAAGTTCCGTCAGATCCTTCCATCTACGCATTTCATCCTTCTGTAATCGATTCCTCACTTGCACCCGAGGGACACGGCGTTTTATACGCGCTTGTGCCGGTGCCGTCAGGCAGTTCGATCAACTGGGGGGAACAGGAAGGGTTCGTTGAAAAGATGATTGATCAGCTTGAAGAAAGAGGATTCCCCGGACTTAGAAAGTCGATCCAGTGGAAAAAAGTCAGAACACCGGATGACAAAGAAATGGAAGGACTCTTTCAGGGAGGAAGCTTCGGCATCGCTCCGACTTTGTTTCAATCCGGCGTGTTCAGACCGCAGGTTAAACCATCCAAGCTCACAAACGTTTATGCAGCAGGAGCTTCGATTCACCCCGGAGGCGGAGTCCCGATCGTGATGCAGGGGGCGAAGCTGATGGTTTCTGCCATCTTATCCGATCATCAAAACAAAGAGAGGGAAGGAGTGAGTCTGAGTGGTTGA
- the crtI gene encoding phytoene desaturase family protein: protein MAKKIIVIGAGPGGLAAAMNLASQGYQVDVYEKQPYVGGRNASIELDGFTFDMGPTFLSMVHIAEEIFASAGRNLHDYMDMIELEEMYELIFDDQSLKMTKNPEKMVERLEEFSPGDGKGYNRFMNDTRRKMAALTPILQSKMDRFSHYMSWKVIKALPQLTVTKSLYDVLSGYFKDERVKYAFTFQSKYLGMSPWECPGAFSILSFMEHEYGIFHPRGGVNQLSKAMAAVLKEHGGTIHLGKGVKKLLLQGKDVKGVILEDGTTAAADEVVINGDFAHVMSNLVEPGILKKFSKEKLEKKKYSCSTFMIYLGLDKKYDLPHHTIVFSEDYKRNVEEITKTLKLSGDPSIYIQNAAATDDTLAPEGKSALYILAPVPNNFSNIDWEQHQEEFRELVFETIERKTQFKNLRNHIETEKIITPKNWEEDILVYKGATFNLGHQLTQMMVLRPHNKFEELNNCWLVGGGTHPGSGLPTILESARITTNAIMDETSHALPIKSEKKLGNAL from the coding sequence ATGGCTAAAAAAATCATAGTCATCGGTGCAGGGCCTGGCGGCTTGGCAGCTGCCATGAATTTAGCGAGTCAGGGGTACCAGGTAGACGTATATGAAAAACAGCCATATGTCGGGGGGCGCAACGCTTCCATTGAACTGGACGGCTTCACGTTTGACATGGGGCCGACCTTTTTGAGCATGGTCCATATTGCTGAAGAGATTTTTGCTTCAGCCGGAAGAAACCTTCATGATTATATGGACATGATTGAACTTGAAGAAATGTACGAACTGATTTTTGACGATCAGTCCTTAAAAATGACAAAAAATCCGGAAAAAATGGTCGAGAGATTAGAAGAGTTTTCGCCGGGGGACGGCAAAGGCTATAACAGGTTCATGAACGATACGCGCAGGAAAATGGCGGCATTGACTCCAATACTGCAAAGTAAAATGGACCGCTTCAGTCATTACATGAGCTGGAAGGTCATTAAGGCTCTTCCGCAGCTGACTGTTACGAAATCGCTGTATGATGTTTTATCAGGCTATTTTAAAGACGAAAGAGTCAAATATGCGTTTACGTTTCAGTCTAAATATCTTGGCATGTCCCCCTGGGAATGTCCCGGCGCATTTTCAATCCTTTCTTTTATGGAACACGAATACGGCATTTTTCACCCAAGAGGCGGGGTAAACCAGCTGTCAAAAGCAATGGCAGCCGTGCTGAAAGAGCATGGGGGAACCATCCACCTCGGAAAAGGAGTGAAAAAACTGCTGCTCCAAGGCAAGGATGTGAAAGGCGTCATTCTTGAAGACGGAACGACAGCAGCTGCTGATGAAGTCGTCATCAACGGAGATTTCGCCCACGTTATGTCAAATCTCGTTGAACCGGGAATCTTAAAGAAATTCTCAAAAGAAAAACTGGAGAAGAAAAAATACTCCTGTTCAACCTTCATGATCTACCTCGGTCTCGATAAAAAATATGATCTGCCTCACCATACAATCGTTTTTTCTGAAGATTATAAGAGAAACGTAGAGGAAATCACGAAAACCCTCAAGCTGTCAGGGGATCCGTCCATCTATATTCAAAATGCAGCCGCAACAGATGATACTCTGGCGCCCGAAGGCAAGTCTGCGCTTTACATACTTGCCCCGGTACCAAACAACTTCAGCAATATTGACTGGGAACAGCATCAGGAAGAGTTCCGGGAACTCGTGTTTGAGACAATTGAACGGAAAACGCAGTTTAAAAATTTGAGAAATCATATTGAAACTGAAAAAATCATTACGCCAAAGAACTGGGAAGAAGACATTCTTGTCTATAAAGGAGCAACCTTTAATTTAGGCCATCAGCTGACACAGATGATGGTGCTCAGACCGCACAACAAATTTGAAGAGCTGAACAACTGCTGGCTTGTCGGAGGAGGAACTCATCCGGGCAGCGGGCTTCCTACCATTCTCGAATCAGCAAGGATCACGACTAATGCCATAATGGACGAAACCAGTCATGCTCTACCAATCAAATCTGAAAAGAAATTGGGGAATGCACTATGA
- the asnB gene encoding asparagine synthase (glutamine-hydrolyzing), whose product MCGITGWVDYQKDLKQQKAVMKAMAECLSKRGPDDTNLWGEQHVLFGHKRLVVVDPEGGRQPMTRSREDNNYTICYNGELYNTEDIRTELLKRGYTFRGHSDTEVLLTAYMEWKEECVTHLNGIFAFAVWDAARESVFIARDRLGVKPLFYAEKDASLIFGSELKAILAHPDQKAVIDREGMSEIFGLGPSRTPGIGVFKGIKELRPAHAMTFSKNGIKVWRYWNVKSARHIDTFDETVSRVGFLVNDAVTRQLVSDVPVCTFLSGGLDSSAITAIAAKAFEKEGKGPLHTFSIDYEDNEKFFKANEFQPNSDAPWIDKMTEAFQTVHHRSVITQQQLVDNLTEAVEVRDLPGMADIDSSLLWFCREIKKDFVVGLSGECADEIFGGYPWFHRPQDLSEEAFPWMRSTDARMNLLHKDWQSKLNLKEYVKMRYQETLKETPLLDGESETESKRRQLFYLNILWFMTTLLDRKDRMSMGASLEVRVPFADHRLVEYVWNIPWEMKMHGDREKGILRKALEGALPNEVLYRKKSPYPKTHNPHYTKAVKTWLQSLTQKKDSALHTFFDKKALHDIIESEGSAFKAPWYGQLMTGPQLLAHLAQIHVWFETYRIDIDES is encoded by the coding sequence ATGTGTGGAATAACAGGCTGGGTTGATTACCAGAAAGATCTCAAACAGCAAAAAGCTGTCATGAAAGCCATGGCGGAGTGCTTATCCAAGCGCGGACCGGATGATACGAACCTGTGGGGAGAGCAGCATGTTCTGTTTGGGCATAAGCGTCTCGTTGTTGTGGACCCTGAAGGCGGCAGGCAGCCGATGACAAGGAGCAGGGAAGATAACAATTATACAATCTGCTACAATGGCGAGCTGTACAATACAGAAGATATCCGCACGGAACTTCTTAAAAGAGGCTACACATTCAGAGGCCATTCTGATACAGAGGTGCTGCTGACTGCCTATATGGAATGGAAAGAAGAGTGCGTCACTCATTTAAACGGCATATTTGCCTTTGCTGTGTGGGATGCTGCCCGGGAATCAGTGTTCATCGCAAGAGACAGACTGGGGGTAAAGCCGTTATTTTATGCAGAGAAGGACGCATCTCTGATTTTCGGCTCCGAGCTGAAAGCGATCCTTGCACACCCTGATCAAAAGGCGGTGATTGACCGGGAAGGGATGAGCGAAATATTCGGCCTCGGACCATCCAGAACGCCCGGCATCGGCGTTTTTAAAGGAATAAAAGAACTGCGTCCTGCCCATGCCATGACATTTTCAAAGAATGGCATTAAGGTCTGGAGATACTGGAATGTGAAAAGTGCCAGGCATATAGATACATTTGATGAAACGGTCAGCCGCGTCGGGTTCCTTGTGAATGATGCTGTGACAAGGCAGCTTGTATCCGATGTGCCGGTTTGCACCTTTTTATCCGGCGGTCTTGATTCAAGCGCCATTACCGCTATTGCAGCCAAGGCTTTTGAAAAGGAAGGAAAAGGCCCGCTTCACACATTTTCAATTGATTATGAAGATAACGAGAAGTTTTTTAAAGCCAATGAATTTCAGCCGAACTCGGATGCCCCGTGGATTGATAAAATGACAGAAGCGTTCCAGACCGTTCATCACCGGTCTGTTATCACGCAGCAGCAGCTCGTTGACAACTTGACGGAAGCGGTAGAAGTCAGAGATCTTCCTGGAATGGCGGATATTGATTCATCTCTGCTCTGGTTCTGCCGCGAGATAAAGAAAGACTTTGTTGTGGGTCTGTCCGGAGAGTGTGCGGATGAAATTTTTGGAGGCTATCCGTGGTTCCACAGGCCGCAGGATTTATCAGAAGAAGCCTTCCCGTGGATGAGGTCAACAGATGCACGTATGAATCTGCTTCACAAGGACTGGCAAAGCAAGCTGAATTTGAAAGAGTATGTGAAAATGAGATATCAGGAAACGCTGAAGGAGACGCCGCTGCTCGACGGGGAATCTGAGACAGAGTCAAAACGCAGACAGCTGTTTTATTTGAATATCCTATGGTTTATGACGACGCTGCTTGACCGCAAAGACCGCATGAGCATGGGCGCAAGCCTTGAAGTCCGGGTGCCGTTTGCAGATCACCGTCTTGTTGAATATGTCTGGAACATTCCGTGGGAGATGAAGATGCACGGAGACCGGGAAAAAGGCATCCTCCGCAAAGCGCTCGAAGGTGCTCTGCCAAACGAAGTGCTCTACCGGAAAAAGAGCCCGTATCCGAAAACGCACAATCCTCATTACACAAAAGCGGTCAAAACGTGGCTGCAGTCTCTTACTCAGAAAAAGGATTCAGCACTGCATACATTTTTCGATAAAAAGGCGCTGCATGACATCATCGAATCAGAAGGCAGTGCATTCAAGGCGCCGTGGTACGGACAGCTGATGACTGGACCGCAGCTGCTTGCCCATCTTGCACAGATCCACGTCTGGTTTGAAACCTACAGAATTGATATTGATGAATCGTAA
- a CDS encoding DUF2777 family protein: MLSKQKHRLFERQKRAHITGFIEIGEDQEILFYDDEHEEVTILHFKKDEKVEILLEDSWYQGIYTGNGQLAVPTGMHKLRENDTLRIPKKVQYALDYMLKEATDDSFVAFTSKLNELSFSIHDCIYSYNQMVFLEETEDKKGVSFYQFDNEEAVCGVQHHFSRGSKHEDRFEFTVCTGTRALLTQLKP; this comes from the coding sequence ATGCTGTCAAAACAGAAGCACCGGCTGTTTGAGCGTCAAAAAAGAGCGCACATAACCGGATTTATTGAGATTGGCGAGGATCAGGAAATCTTATTTTATGATGATGAGCATGAGGAAGTGACCATTCTTCATTTTAAAAAAGATGAAAAAGTGGAGATTCTTTTAGAAGACAGCTGGTATCAGGGGATTTATACCGGAAACGGACAGCTAGCGGTTCCGACGGGGATGCATAAGCTCCGTGAAAATGATACCCTCCGTATTCCCAAAAAGGTTCAATACGCGCTTGATTATATGCTGAAAGAAGCTACAGATGACTCATTTGTTGCGTTTACGTCAAAACTGAATGAACTTTCCTTTTCCATTCATGACTGCATATACAGCTACAATCAGATGGTCTTTCTAGAAGAAACAGAAGATAAAAAAGGGGTATCCTTCTACCAGTTTGATAATGAGGAAGCCGTCTGCGGCGTGCAGCATCACTTCTCAAGAGGAAGCAAACATGAAGACAGATTTGAATTTACAGTCTGTACTGGAACAAGAGCTCTTTTAACTCAGCTGAAACCATAA
- a CDS encoding YisL family protein has translation MTHLHITTWVVALILFFVANSLFKSGKEKPFKIVHMTLRLFYLLIIASGIQLLLGLGAITGEYIGKVILGIYVIGMMEMILVRGKKGKPTRIFWIQFVIALIVVILLGLRLPLGLKLF, from the coding sequence ATGACACACTTGCATATCACGACCTGGGTTGTCGCACTTATTCTATTTTTCGTTGCGAACTCCCTCTTCAAGTCGGGAAAAGAAAAACCGTTTAAAATCGTACACATGACACTCAGACTGTTCTATCTGCTGATCATTGCATCAGGAATTCAGCTGCTGCTCGGTCTTGGCGCGATCACCGGCGAGTACATCGGAAAAGTCATTCTTGGAATCTATGTAATAGGCATGATGGAAATGATCCTTGTCCGCGGAAAAAAGGGCAAGCCGACACGCATTTTCTGGATTCAGTTTGTCATTGCATTGATTGTTGTTATTCTGCTTGGCCTGCGACTGCCGCTTGGCTTAAAGCTGTTTTAA
- a CDS encoding ornithine--oxo-acid transaminase, protein MSKSVQIISLTEKYGANNYHPLPIVISKAEGVWVEDPEGNKYMDMLSAYSAVNQGHRHPKIIEALKEQADKITLTSRAFHNDQLGPWYEKVSALTGKEMVLPMNTGAEAVETAVKTVRRWAYDVKGVPADQAEIIVCEENFHGRTMTAVSMSSSDEYKRGFGPMLPGIKVIPFGDLEALKAAITPNTAAFIFEPIQGEAGIHIPEEGFLKAAFDICKEQNVLYVADEIQAGLGRSGKLFACDWEDVKPDMYILGKALGGGVFPISCVAADKDVLGVFEPGSHGSTFGGNPLACAVSIAALDVLTEEKLPERSLELGTYMQEKLREISNPIIKEVRGRGLFIGLELTEAARPYCEKLKEEGLLCKETHDTVIRFAPPLVISKEDLDWAIEKVKKVLS, encoded by the coding sequence GTGTCTAAATCAGTACAAATCATCAGCTTGACTGAAAAATACGGGGCAAATAATTATCATCCGCTGCCGATCGTTATATCCAAGGCAGAAGGGGTTTGGGTAGAGGATCCTGAAGGAAACAAATATATGGATATGCTCAGCGCTTATTCAGCCGTCAATCAGGGCCACCGCCACCCTAAGATCATTGAAGCACTTAAGGAACAGGCAGACAAAATCACCCTGACTTCCAGAGCTTTTCACAACGACCAGCTCGGACCATGGTATGAGAAAGTATCCGCTTTAACTGGAAAAGAAATGGTTCTGCCAATGAATACAGGTGCTGAAGCCGTTGAAACCGCTGTAAAAACAGTGCGCCGGTGGGCATATGATGTGAAAGGGGTACCTGCTGATCAGGCTGAGATCATCGTGTGCGAGGAAAATTTCCACGGCCGTACAATGACAGCGGTATCAATGAGTTCAAGCGATGAATACAAGCGCGGTTTCGGGCCGATGCTTCCGGGAATAAAAGTCATTCCGTTCGGTGATCTTGAGGCGCTTAAAGCAGCGATTACACCGAATACAGCTGCTTTCATTTTCGAGCCGATTCAGGGCGAAGCAGGCATCCACATTCCTGAAGAAGGCTTCCTGAAAGCTGCTTTTGACATCTGCAAAGAACAAAATGTTCTCTACGTTGCAGATGAAATTCAGGCAGGTCTTGGCCGGTCAGGCAAGCTGTTTGCCTGCGACTGGGAAGACGTTAAGCCTGACATGTACATTCTTGGAAAAGCACTTGGAGGCGGGGTTTTCCCGATTTCCTGCGTAGCTGCAGACAAAGATGTCCTTGGTGTGTTTGAGCCGGGATCACATGGTTCAACGTTCGGAGGAAATCCTCTTGCGTGCGCTGTTTCCATCGCTGCACTTGACGTTCTCACAGAGGAAAAGCTTCCTGAGCGTTCACTTGAACTCGGCACATATATGCAGGAGAAGCTCCGTGAAATCAGCAATCCCATCATTAAAGAAGTCCGCGGAAGAGGTTTATTTATCGGCCTTGAGCTGACTGAAGCTGCTCGTCCATACTGCGAGAAGCTGAAAGAAGAAGGCCTTCTTTGCAAAGAGACACATGATACGGTCATCCGGTTTGCACCGCCGCTAGTCATTTCAAAAGAAGATCTGGACTGGGCGATTGAAAAAGTGAAGAAAGTTCTTTCATAA
- a CDS encoding fumarylacetoacetate hydrolase family protein, with amino-acid sequence MKLATAQIGGRTFIGLIMEENRILDIQRAEKKWFDMESAPQSMIECIEMGEKFFNHLKQLQMYVKKADETESFLYSLSDVTWLPPIATPRKNIFCVGKNYREHAIELGSEADIPEHVMLFSKAPTAVTGHGQKIDPHLHLTSELDYEGELAVIIGKKGKQIPEAEAMEYVYGYTVLNDITARDLQSRHKQFLLGKSLDTSCPMGPYIVHKSAVPDPYALSLVTKVNGEVRQDGHTKDMIFSIENVISTISQGTTLEPGDIIATGTPAGVGKGFKPPKYLSPGDTVEISIEGIGTLSNTIAE; translated from the coding sequence ATGAAACTTGCAACAGCTCAGATTGGCGGAAGGACCTTCATCGGACTGATTATGGAGGAAAACAGGATTCTTGATATTCAAAGGGCAGAGAAAAAATGGTTTGATATGGAATCAGCCCCGCAGTCAATGATTGAATGCATTGAAATGGGGGAGAAGTTTTTCAATCACCTGAAACAGCTGCAGATGTATGTGAAAAAGGCGGATGAGACAGAATCGTTTTTATATTCTCTGTCTGATGTAACATGGCTTCCTCCTATTGCTACTCCGCGCAAGAACATATTCTGCGTGGGCAAAAATTACCGGGAACATGCGATTGAGCTTGGAAGCGAAGCGGATATTCCGGAACATGTGATGCTTTTTTCAAAAGCCCCGACAGCCGTAACGGGCCATGGACAGAAGATAGACCCTCACCTCCATCTGACAAGTGAGCTGGATTACGAGGGTGAGCTTGCGGTCATTATCGGGAAAAAGGGAAAACAGATCCCGGAAGCTGAGGCGATGGAATACGTATACGGTTATACGGTGTTAAATGACATTACGGCAAGGGATCTTCAGTCAAGGCATAAGCAGTTTCTTCTTGGAAAAAGCCTGGATACGTCCTGCCCGATGGGACCGTATATCGTACATAAATCTGCGGTTCCTGATCCATACGCACTTTCTCTTGTTACAAAAGTAAATGGGGAAGTCAGACAGGACGGTCATACGAAAGACATGATCTTCTCCATTGAAAATGTGATCTCGACCATTTCACAGGGCACGACGCTTGAGCCCGGTGATATCATTGCAACAGGAACACCTGCTGGAGTAGGGAAAGGGTTTAAGCCGCCAAAATATTTAAGCCCGGGAGATACTGTTGAAATATCAATTGAAGGCATCGGAACGTTAAGCAACACGATCGCTGAATAA
- a CDS encoding aspartyl-phosphate phosphatase Spo0E family protein: protein MAVNEIEVHRQKLFEAAKEHGMNSSETVRRSQELDQLILEQIKRQMEGELQTAVN, encoded by the coding sequence ATGGCAGTGAATGAAATTGAAGTGCACAGACAAAAGCTTTTTGAAGCAGCAAAAGAACATGGAATGAATTCTTCTGAAACGGTGCGCCGCAGCCAGGAGCTCGACCAGCTGATCTTAGAACAAATCAAGCGGCAGATGGAAGGTGAACTGCAGACGGCAGTAAACTAA
- a CDS encoding DUF418 domain-containing protein produces MDPLTAVPEKDRLHTLDILRGFSLLGILLVNMKSFYEPALYETSLVSGSGSDRIVEQLISFFAQASFYPLFSFLFGAGTVIFYERALKKGHSFNVYFSRRLIGLLIIGLLHAFLIWHGDILTNYALIGFLFLIFIKWNSRGLIKWGLFILLLPNVLISFALIAAYAADPEMLSYYKSEEAVQQSAETYQTGSFFDITQQRVTDWLYVNNFENAFFLVISILPLFMLGAAAYKRGWFHKDLSSEWKRTALITGTAAVLLKGAPFYWEENLLTQHLQLSLGGPALTLFYVSVILLLLNNYSFKLGAVKAAGRASLSNYLMQSLVCTLLFYSYGFGLYGNISAGEGVMIAVVLYSVQLIVSYYWFRTFRFGPAEWLLRKWIYLFSRA; encoded by the coding sequence ATGGATCCACTTACAGCAGTCCCTGAGAAGGACAGGCTGCATACGCTTGATATTCTGAGAGGCTTTTCGCTGCTTGGCATCCTGCTTGTAAATATGAAGTCTTTTTATGAGCCTGCTCTTTATGAGACAAGCCTTGTAAGCGGCAGCGGCTCTGACCGGATTGTTGAGCAGCTGATTTCGTTTTTTGCTCAGGCAAGCTTTTATCCGCTGTTCTCATTTTTATTTGGAGCGGGAACGGTGATTTTTTATGAGAGGGCATTGAAAAAGGGGCATTCGTTCAATGTGTATTTCTCAAGAAGGCTGATTGGGCTGTTGATTATTGGCCTTCTGCATGCTTTTTTGATCTGGCATGGGGACATTCTGACAAACTACGCCTTGATTGGGTTTTTATTTCTGATATTTATAAAGTGGAATTCCAGGGGGCTCATTAAGTGGGGGCTTTTCATCCTGCTGCTTCCGAATGTGCTGATTTCTTTTGCTCTTATTGCGGCATATGCAGCGGATCCGGAGATGCTCAGTTACTACAAATCGGAGGAAGCTGTTCAGCAGTCAGCTGAGACGTACCAGACGGGAAGCTTTTTTGACATTACTCAGCAGAGAGTGACAGACTGGCTGTATGTAAATAACTTTGAGAATGCATTTTTTCTTGTGATATCCATTTTACCGCTTTTCATGCTTGGTGCTGCCGCCTATAAGCGTGGCTGGTTTCATAAGGATCTGTCGTCTGAATGGAAACGGACGGCACTGATAACAGGAACTGCCGCAGTTTTGTTAAAAGGTGCACCCTTTTATTGGGAGGAGAATTTGCTTACTCAGCATCTGCAGCTGTCATTAGGGGGTCCGGCACTGACCCTGTTTTATGTTTCGGTGATACTGCTGCTGCTGAATAACTATTCTTTCAAGCTCGGCGCGGTTAAGGCAGCGGGACGGGCGTCTTTAAGCAATTATCTGATGCAGTCATTGGTCTGTACACTTCTTTTTTATTCCTATGGTTTTGGGTTGTACGGAAACATTTCAGCAGGCGAAGGCGTCATGATCGCAGTGGTCCTCTATTCGGTGCAGCTTATTGTCAGCTATTATTGGTTTAGAACATTTCGGTTTGGTCCGGCAGAATGGCTTTTGCGGAAGTGGATTTACTTGTTCAGCAGAGCTTAG